The segment CCTCGCGGCCGCCGGCGATGATCTTCAACGCAGGGTTTTGAATCTGGCTGACGACCGAAGTCTCGACCGTCGAAGTTTCCAGCTTCGCGTTCGGATCGGAAAGGTCTTTCATGTAGAAGGTCACGTAGCCGCTGGTCGGGTTCTCTTTCGAGGGAGTCGCCGAAATCACCGCCGCCAGATAAACCGGCTTGCCGAGCGGATAGGTCAGCCCCGAAGCGACAACTTCATAAGCTGGTTCATCCTGGAAGGTGCGGCCGACCAACTGCACGATGAAGTTCTGCGGATGGTAGGCCGACTTCTTGCTGGTGACGCCGATGTTCCAGCCATTGGACTTCGTGCCGCCGTTCCAGCGAGAAAGAACCGTGTTGACGCTGGCATCGTCATAAATCCGGTCGAGAATCACGACCGCTTCGACGGTGAACTGATCGCCAGGGTTCTCGGCCTTTTGAATGTGCAACCGTTCAAAACGGCTGTCAGGCTGAAGCCAGAGGGACTTGTCTCCCAATTGGAAATCGGTCGTCGAGCCAAAGTATTGCCCAATCGGACGCAAGCCGGTTTCGTTCGGGAACTTGTCCTCCGGCTGCGACTTCGCGATCGGCGAGTCGCCCATGCGGTTGAGCTGCTGGCTGACGAAGGCCAATGCGCCGTTGACTTCGTCGTCGGTCGCCGCACGGCCGTAGGCGAGTTGGTAGGCGAGACGGACGTCGTCCGCCGTCAGTTCTTTCTTGCCTGCGAGCAAACGTTTGGCGAAGGCGCGAGAACGTTCCAAGCTCCACTTGCCGTTGACCAGCAGCAGCGATTGCAGCGGAGTCGTCGTGGCGATGCGTTCCGACGCCGATTCGAAGCCGAGGGGAGCGTCGAAGCCGCGGAGCATTTCGTCCGGTCGATTGCGCATCTTCTTGACGAAGACGCTGCGATAGGGGGACGAACCGTCAACCGAGGCGCCGCCGTCGCGCTGCTTGAGTTCGCCGGAGATGGCGAGCTGCGCGTCGCGCACTTCTTCGGCATCGAGCCGTTGCGGCGGATATCGCCAGAGCAGCCGGTTGGTCGGATCGACGTTGTTTTCCCGCTGCGACGGTTCGCGACGAGCAGTCTGACGGTAAGTGGCGCTGTTCATGATCAACTCATGCAGCGGTTTGATTTTCCAGCCTTCTTCGAGGAAGCGGGTCGTCAACCAATCGAGCAGTTCGGGATGGCTCGGCGGTTCTCCGAGCGTGCCGAAGTCGTTCGGGGTCGGCACAATCCCTTTGCCAAGATGCCGCTGCCAGACGCGGTTGACGATGACGCGGGTCGAAAGGGGATTCTTTTCGCGAACCATCCAATCGGCCAACGCGGTGCGGCGGCCGGTAGTGGTCGTGGTGGGAGTGATCTGCGGCGCTTCGTCGCCGAGCAGAGCGAGGAAGGACGGCTGCACTTCTTCGGTCGTCGTTCGGGTCAGCAAATAGGTGGGCGCCGGTTCGGTACCGAAATCGGTGGCGACGAAGGCATTCGGCAACGGTTTCGGTTTTAGCGAGTCGAACTTCTTCAGCTCTTCTTTGAGCGCGACGTACCGTTCGAGCTTTTCAGGTTTGCTCTTCAGCGACTTTTCGTAGTCCAAGCTGAGCGCCGCGCGATGCGCCTGGCGAAACACCAGGTACGACAACTGTTTGTCATAGGTCGTCTTTTCTTCTTCAGGCTTGTTGTAGATCGCCTGAACGTCTTCGGGAAACTGTTTGACGATTCCCTTTTCGTTGTTGGCGAGGATGTCTTTCGTCATTTCGTCCATTTCAGCGCGGATCGCCTGGGTCGCTTCTTCCCATTTCTGCTCTTGTTGGCGATAGGCGTCGACTTCTTCTTTGGCGCCAAGCGGCTGGTCCATCGGCCAGGAGACGCTCGATAAGAAGGCTTGCAGCCCGAAGTAGTCCTTCTGTAGAATCGGATCGAACTTGTGGTCGTGGCACTGAGCGCAGCCGATCCCGATGCCGAGAAACGCCTCGCCGGTGACGCGGGTCATGTCGTTGATGATGATGTCCCAGTGCATGCGGGCATTGCGCTGGTTCCATTCGTAAATGCCGAGCCGCAGATAGGAGGTTCCGATGAAGACGTTCGGGTCGTCGGGATTGATTTCATCGCCGGCAAGTTGTTCTCGCACGAATTGGTTGTACGGCTTGTCTTCGTTCATCGAACGAATGACGTAGTCACGATAGGCGCCGGCGCTGGGGCGGAACGCGTCTTCGTTGTAGCCGTCGCTTTCGGCAAAGCGGACGACGTCGAGCCAATGTTGCGCCCAGCGTTCGCCATAGCGGGGGCTGTCGAGCAGCTCACGAATCAAACGCTGCCAGGCGTCAGGGCGATCGTCGTTGACGAATGCGGCGACCTGTTCCGGAGTCGGCGGCAGTCCGTGCAAATCGAAGTAAGCGCGGCGGACCAGTTCGTAGCGGTCCGCTTCCGGAGCCGGCTTCAGTCCGGACTGTTCCAGCTTGCGAGCGACAAAATGATCAATTTCGTTTCGCGCCCAGTCATGACCCGCATCCGGCACGGCCGGATCTTCGACCGGTTGGATCGCCCACCAACTGCGGTCTTCATCGGTGAACGACTTGTCGGAGGTGCGGATCAGATTGGAATCGGCTTCGGGCCAAGGGGCGCCCATCTTCACCCAGCGGGTCAGAATCTCGATCGAGTCGGCGCTCATTTGGCCGGTCGGCGGCATCTCGTACGACGTATAGTTGATCGCATCAATCAACAGGCTCTCGTCCGGTTTTCCCGGGACGAGCGCGGCGCCGCTTTCGCCACCTTGCAGCATCCCGTCGAGCGAATCGAGTCGCAGTTCCCCCTTTTGTTTCTCGGCGTTGTGACACGAAACGCATTTCGAGGCCAACAGAGGCCGGACTTTCGACTCGAAGAACTTCAGATGTTCGACGTCGATCGACTCTTCTGCAAATGCGGCTGCGGAACAAGCGAAGAGACTGAGGATCGCAAGGGTTCGGATGAACATGGAATTCCTTTTGGGCCCAATCAGGGAGCTATCTCGAATTGTGCGGATCAGTCGCCTGTGGGAGGCGCGTGTCGGCGTGTTATTTATTCCGGCGGGAAAACGTCGTCGATACTTTTAATTTTGGACGATATTCGTCGCGAAGGCTAGGAAAATAGGGCCGTGACAGGCTTCCCCCCGTCGGTAATCGGAACGGGACGGGAACCGTCAAATAGCTCCTGGGACGGGTTGATGCCGAGAGCCGCGTGGATCGTCGCGTGGAAGTCGGGAATCGACACCGGGTTTTCCACGATGTTCTTGCTCAATTCGTCGGTGACGCCGTAAGCGCCGCAGTGATTGAGTCCGCCGCCGGCTAACAGCAAGCTGAAGCATGTCCCTTGGTGTCCCCGTCC is part of the Blastopirellula sediminis genome and harbors:
- a CDS encoding PSD1 and planctomycete cytochrome C domain-containing protein is translated as MFIRTLAILSLFACSAAAFAEESIDVEHLKFFESKVRPLLASKCVSCHNAEKQKGELRLDSLDGMLQGGESGAALVPGKPDESLLIDAINYTSYEMPPTGQMSADSIEILTRWVKMGAPWPEADSNLIRTSDKSFTDEDRSWWAIQPVEDPAVPDAGHDWARNEIDHFVARKLEQSGLKPAPEADRYELVRRAYFDLHGLPPTPEQVAAFVNDDRPDAWQRLIRELLDSPRYGERWAQHWLDVVRFAESDGYNEDAFRPSAGAYRDYVIRSMNEDKPYNQFVREQLAGDEINPDDPNVFIGTSYLRLGIYEWNQRNARMHWDIIINDMTRVTGEAFLGIGIGCAQCHDHKFDPILQKDYFGLQAFLSSVSWPMDQPLGAKEEVDAYRQQEQKWEEATQAIRAEMDEMTKDILANNEKGIVKQFPEDVQAIYNKPEEEKTTYDKQLSYLVFRQAHRAALSLDYEKSLKSKPEKLERYVALKEELKKFDSLKPKPLPNAFVATDFGTEPAPTYLLTRTTTEEVQPSFLALLGDEAPQITPTTTTTGRRTALADWMVREKNPLSTRVIVNRVWQRHLGKGIVPTPNDFGTLGEPPSHPELLDWLTTRFLEEGWKIKPLHELIMNSATYRQTARREPSQRENNVDPTNRLLWRYPPQRLDAEEVRDAQLAISGELKQRDGGASVDGSSPYRSVFVKKMRNRPDEMLRGFDAPLGFESASERIATTTPLQSLLLVNGKWSLERSRAFAKRLLAGKKELTADDVRLAYQLAYGRAATDDEVNGALAFVSQQLNRMGDSPIAKSQPEDKFPNETGLRPIGQYFGSTTDFQLGDKSLWLQPDSRFERLHIQKAENPGDQFTVEAVVILDRIYDDASVNTVLSRWNGGTKSNGWNIGVTSKKSAYHPQNFIVQLVGRTFQDEPAYEVVASGLTYPLGKPVYLAAVISATPSKENPTSGYVTFYMKDLSDPNAKLETSTVETSVVSQIQNPALKIIAGGREAAGHLWDGQLAKLTISQGALPQEQLLVGPDFAKSKRILDWTFNGTDGEHPAPDTAWLRETPKENPADASNKMLGAVTDFCQALFNSNEFLYLH